The genomic DNA CCCACTGAAGAAAAAGGAAATGATTCAACGACTCGGGAATTTATATTCTACGGACAAGACAATTTGGCAGGAAGTCTATGACAGCCTGAAAACAAGCCTCGTTCAGAGCATCCTGATGTAACGGGAGATGACAAAAGGTATGGGAAAACCGTACCTTTTTGTTTTGGATGCGAATACATGGGGTAATGGTAATTAGTACCTCATATATTGGTAGTTTTTTCCGGTTCACGAACACTGACATTCACGGTAAGATGTTTATGAATGAGGAGTTGAAGCAATGTGATCCACCAGAAGACAAATTCAATCGTGATTGAATCACTGAATAAATTTCCCCATAAAATTCACATAAAATTAGGAGATATCCTAAAAGAAAGAGGATTGACGCAGGGGGACCTTCATCGCTTGACCGGGTTGCGTGTGGCAACGATCAATGAGTTGGTGAACTTTAAGAAAAAGTCACTCACCGTCGCCCATCTTGTATCCATCATGATCGCCCTCAGGATCACGGACCTGCGTGATCTCATCGAGATTGAATTCGATGACGAAGTCAAAGCCTACTTCCAACAAGAGAATGAACGAATGAAGAATGGATTCACCCCCGACCTGAACAAGACCGTTGATCGAAATGTGAGACAGATGTCGGAAGGGACAAAGAATTAAAGAGCGGCCGTATGGCCGCTTTTTTGCTATCATGAACCTACTGAAACAATTTCGTAACGGGAATCCCTGGGCAAAATCCTTTATCATGAAGAGAAGGGGTCTGCAGCCCTGAAGGAAATGATTATGCAGAAAGAGTGATAGCATGCATGCAGTAGCGAACTATGTGGAATTTTTACATATGAAAATAGAAAAGCCGACGCTCAATTATCTCCAGCGCCTCATTGGCCAGCATCTTCTGAAGATCCCCTATGAGACATTCAGCAAATTCCATTACTTTAATTCAGGCGAGACGTATGTGCC from Rossellomorea marisflavi includes the following:
- a CDS encoding helix-turn-helix domain-containing protein, with translation MIESLNKFPHKIHIKLGDILKERGLTQGDLHRLTGLRVATINELVNFKKKSLTVAHLVSIMIALRITDLRDLIEIEFDDEVKAYFQQENERMKNGFTPDLNKTVDRNVRQMSEGTKN